The Streptomyces bacillaris sequence TCCTCGCGGACAGCGGGGCGTCGGGCGTCCTCCACCCGCCCGGCGCACAGTTGCCGCCCGGGATGCTGCCCGACGGGGTGTGGGCGGCGACGGAGGAGGAGATCGAGGCGGAGGGCGCGGCCCGGACGGCGGTGCTCCGCGCCCCGGACCCCGGCGCCCGCGCCCAGATCCTCTACACCTCCGGCACCACCGGCACCCCCAAGGGCGTCACCGCCACCCACGGCAATCTGGCGCACGGCTGCACGCTCGACGAGCGGCGCCGCCCGCTGCGCCACTCCCGCCACTTCCTGCACGCCTTCCCCGTCGGCACCAACGCCGGGCAGACCATGCTGGTCAACGCGCTCGACTCGGCCGCCACCGCCGTGGCCGCACCGCAGTTCACCCCGGGGCGGTTCGCGCGGCTCATCGAGGAGTACGAGGCAGGCAGCGTCTTCCTCGTCCCGTCCATGGCCATCGAACTGCTGAACTCTGCCTCCGCCGGCCGGTACGCCACCGACAGCGTCCGGCTGGTCGGCTCGACCGCCGCCGCCCTGCCGCAGCCGGTCGCGCTCGGTCTGGCCCGCGCCTTCCCCCGCGCCCAGATCGTCAACTACTACACCTCCACCGAGGCCGCCCCCGCCCAGGTCACCCTGCTCTTCGACCCCGAACGCCCCGGCTCCCCGGGCCGCCCCGCCTCCCTGCGCGACCTGCGCATCACCACCGCCGACGGCACCCCGCTGCCGCCCGGCGAGGCCGGTGAGGTGTGGCTCCGCACCCCGGCAGCCCCGCGCGCCTACCTCGGCCCGGCCGGGGAGGCTGCAGACGCCGGTGAGGAGGTCTTCCAGGGCCGGTGGGTGCGGATGGGGGACCTCGGACTGTTGGACGAGGAGGGGTATCTGCACCTGCTCGACCGGGAGCGGGACGTGGTCAAGTCCGGTGCGTACAAGGTCTCCACGCTCCAGGTGGAGGGCGCGCTGCACGCCCACCCGCAGGTGGTGGACGCGGCCGCGTTCGGCATTCCGCACCCCGTGCTGGGGGCGGTCGTCGCCGCCGTGGTCGTGGTGCGCGGCGAGCTGACCGGGCCCGCGCTGCGGACCTTCCTGCTCGACCGGCTGGCCGCCCACGAACTCCCCGCCCGCCTGCTGTTCCGCCCCTCCCTGCCGCGCAACGAGGGCGGCAAGATCCTCAAGCGCGAGCTGCGCCTGCTCCTGGACGACGAGGCCCTGCGATGACGACGCCCTTCCCCTCCCGCCCGCTCACCCCGGCCCAGCACGGGCTGTGGGTCACCGAACAGGTGCTGGCCCCCGGCGCCGCCCACCACCTCGCGCTCACCGTCCGGTTCCCCGACCCGCCGGACCCGGCGACGCTCGCCGCCCGCTGCGCCCGCCTCCTGGAGCGGCAGCCGGTCCTGCGCTCCCGGGTCGACCCGGACGGGCCCGCGCTCGCCCCGGCGACCGGCCCCGCCCCCGAGCTGCGCCATCTGGCC is a genomic window containing:
- a CDS encoding class I adenylate-forming enzyme family protein, which gives rise to MTTAPYRAPAPPPSRIGGPSTLPALLAHRAGAEPERPALICGPHTLTFGAWYARAMALASGLRSRGLEPGERIVLRYGSGDWTAYAVAYCGVLRAGLVAVPLSDRQAPAVAAHVLADSGASGVLHPPGAQLPPGMLPDGVWAATEEEIEAEGAARTAVLRAPDPGARAQILYTSGTTGTPKGVTATHGNLAHGCTLDERRRPLRHSRHFLHAFPVGTNAGQTMLVNALDSAATAVAAPQFTPGRFARLIEEYEAGSVFLVPSMAIELLNSASAGRYATDSVRLVGSTAAALPQPVALGLARAFPRAQIVNYYTSTEAAPAQVTLLFDPERPGSPGRPASLRDLRITTADGTPLPPGEAGEVWLRTPAAPRAYLGPAGEAADAGEEVFQGRWVRMGDLGLLDEEGYLHLLDRERDVVKSGAYKVSTLQVEGALHAHPQVVDAAAFGIPHPVLGAVVAAVVVVRGELTGPALRTFLLDRLAAHELPARLLFRPSLPRNEGGKILKRELRLLLDDEALR